TTGAAATCTATGACTTGATAGATAATGGTAAATTTAGTTGAAATCTATGACTTCATAGAtaatggtaattttttttttcttttctgttctaaTAGAAAATTTAGATTTCATAATTGcattattatttgaaattttattgcTTGCTAAAGAATGCATAAGCTTTATTCTCTTTGTTCAGCAGGTGTCCTATTCGCTTTCAATTTTCTTTTGTGGAATGGTTATCAATTATCACATTTGATGGCTTTAACAAAACTGGAATTCCAAGTGCTTTGTGGGAATTAAAGGAGCCTCGTGCACAAATGGATAATGCTTCTTGGATAGCAGTTCTTGCTGTTGTCATTTTATCCTGTATCTGGGCGAAACTCTCAGTCTCTGATATTGGGATCAGCTACCAACTTGATAGTGTGCTTAAAGATTGCATAGAGCAGCCTGTGGTGATCAAGGAGTTACTAGAGAGTATAGCTTACTAATTAGAAAAGGACTTTGAGACCTCAATGCACGAGCTGGGCATGGTTTACATCCACTACCATGAATAAATTAGCAAAACGAGATCAAAGATTCTTCTGCTTCTGAGCAATTCTACAGGCATTAACGGCTAGCCAAGCCCTGTGTTCTGGTTTAAAAATATTTAGGTTCTACATAAAATAAAATTCCCCTTTTATTGTTTATAAATTTATAACTATGTTTCAACAGAATCgcataaaataaaatgaattagaatagttatttcaTGTGAACTAATTATTCTTGATTTAGAATAATTATTCTATGGACCAAAATGCAATCATTGGCAATTCCCAGGTTAGCTAACTCTTTTGCTGATTGAATTGCAAAAGATGGATCGCAAATCCACCCCCACAGTTAGCTACTTTGAACATTcaaatgtgtttgctaaaaaaaaaaaaaatagtccaACTTGTTTTAGAAACACTAGTATATGTGTCTGACTTTTAGTTCAAATCCAAGTGGCGGAGAGTGATATTGACATGTGTAACAAGAGTACCACTACTATATTATTAACCGTTCATCTTCTGAGTTCAACTTAACCAACTCTCAACGTTTGAACTGCAGATTAAGATGAGGATGAGCTTCTTTTATTGTCTGAATGTGCCTGTAGCTCTCTGTATTTCTATTTCTAGGACtacgaaatttcagttttgaaggTTATGTCCTGATACTATATATAATTTCTTTGGACCTGACTTAGTAGACAAAAATCTGTGTATAAAAATGTAcaaataagggtaatttggtaaaTTTAAAGTACTTTTTAAATATGTAATGTCTATTTAGtcctttattaaatttttagatttaaattttaatatttacaacTCTCTCTTTCCTATTATTGGTTATCCAATTAAATACTATTAACTTTCTAACATATCAGAGATATCCATTATCAATTTAGCCTATTAGAGCCCACTATCCTTTTAATTTATCAGAACCCACCGTTACTCTAACCAACAATAACTCATATCAATGTCTAACTCCATAACCCTTTACTCAATAACTCATCTCAAACATATTTTTCATGCATTCATTTCCCTTTTTTTTTGTTAGAATCAAATTCATATTTTCAATCTTATATGCCATTCAAGCCCTACAACAATGGGAGTCAATTTGATTTTCACAaaagtgaagaaaaaaaaaatgttaagtcGCTCCAAAACTTAAccgaataaactaaataattaaaaaataaaaattgaacctAATAGAATTTCaataaaaatcaaattggatttctaaattaaataggtttggtttagtaTTTTGGTCTGTACCTAATAATGCTCGctcttatttaattaattaattaattataatataattattcatagttacttaatttatgatctaattaacTATGATCtagttgattaattgataaaatatcaaTAGTATttgattataatgtaattgatcatgattacttaatttatgatctaattgataaaATACTCGATAGtactttattattatataattaactaTAGTTATTTGgttatgatctaattaattattatcttaATTGATAAAATGCACAATAGTACTTGATTGCAATCTAATTAATCATACTTACTTGATTTAAgatctaattaattaatagttacttaattaattgatctaattaattatgatgtaattgatcataattacttAATTTATGATCTTATTGATTAATAGTACttgattaatttatttaattgttaatagttacttggttaatgatttaattgattatgatctaatttatcatagttatatgatttatgatctaatttatCATAGTTATATGATTTTCACAAGAGggaggaaaaaaggaaaaatattatGTTATTTCCAAAAATGAATTGCATAAACCAAAAAGTTTAAAATGAAAACTGAATTTTTACAAAAACTAAACCGAATTTCTGAATTAATTCGATTCGATTAGTCAGTTATTTTGATATAAACCAAATAATACTTACCCTtatctaattgattaattgattatgatgttattGATCATAGTTATTTGATTTATAatctaatttattataatttacttgattaattgataaattaactgatagtacttgattatgatctaattgttaatagttatttgattaatctatctaattaattatgatgtaattaatcattattacttgatttatgatttaattgattatgttgtacttgattaattgatatgatctaattaattatgatctacttaattaattgataaaataatgATAGTACTTTATTATAATCtaattaatcataattacttaatttaagatctaattgattaatagttacttgattaattgatataattgattataatgtaattgattATGGCTATATGATTTACAATCTAATTGATTGGGCAATTCGATTTTcacaagaaggaaaaaaaaatcaagaggaaagagaaaaaagaaaaattatgttGTCTccaaaatcaaaccaaataaaccaaaaaatttaaaagtaaaaattgaactgaactaaaattttaaattaatttgatttgataaattatttcAATCTAAAATGAATAATGCTCACcctatttaattgattaattgattatgatgtaattgattatagttacttgagttatgatctaattgattatgatctacttaattaattgataaaataactACATTGTacttaattataatgtaattgatcacggttacttgatttatgatctaattaattatgatctaattgactaattaataaaataccTCACAAAACTTGACtataatataattgattatagttacttgatttatgatataATTGGTTATGATATACTCTTAATTGTTGAAATATACTATAGTATttgattatgatgtaattgatcatagttacttgatttataatttaattgattatgctctacttgattaattgataagaCAACTGATAGTATTTTATTATGATataattgatcataattacttgatTAATGATCTAACTGATTATtgtctacttgattaattgataaaacaaCCCAATTATACTtgattataatataattgattatgcttacttgatttatgatctaattgattatgatctatTTGATTGATTGATAAAATACCTTATAGTATTATGATGCAATTAATCATAGTAACTTGATTTATGATATACTTGAATAATTGATAAAATATACTATTGCACctgattataatgtaattggtAATAATTACATGATTtatgttttattgattatgatatacttgattaattgataaaatacccgATAGTAAGATGTAATTGATCAtagttaattatattataattgatcatagttacttgatttattatttaattgattgTAATTTTTAATTGATATAATGCTCGATAATACttgattatgatataattaattgtaattacttgattaattgatctaattgattatgatataattgattatatttacttgattaattaatctaattgttatgatctaattgattataattatttgatttgtgatctAATTGGTTCATCGGTTACTTAGTCGGTTTGGATGAGTCAACTATGGTTTGTTGAATAAAGGATTCAAAATTTGAACCAAACTGGTTAAACTGAACCAATCATTGTTCTAGTTATCTATTAATCCGATTCCACCGGTCCAGTCTGGTTCAATTCTAACAATATTATATGAAATCAATTGCGATTGTTTGAATTTTTGGTGTAGTTAGATATGTTTGGTTGAATTTTTGATGGGTTATGATTGGTTGAGAAATTAGTGGGATATATTGGTTGGTTGAAAATTAGTGATATTTGATTGACTAAGAGATTAGTGAGAACTGATTAGTTAAAGATTTAGGGAGTGTTTGGTTTACTTGTTGGGTGCAACTGATAGCTGATAAACACCAAAACAGGTGAATTAGAGTGTTGGCAAGCTTCAGAAAATAAAGCTGATAGCTGATGAGCAATTAATGTGTTACCCATCGGCTGCAGTttatatcagctctatttttaaaattgtttcttATTAGTTGATagctaatttgattttatttttttattttgactatatttttcttttttatttaacttgaaaattaatattattaatatttttatattttttatataattttaacattttaattaacgactttcaattttgttaaaatattttttagtaataaaataaaatataaaatatttatttatatctaaaaacttaaaattaagtataagtttttctattaacaataataattactttattattttatctatatttttaaagttatttaattatttaaaaaattaattattttttttatttcaataataaaataaatgatataatataatagattaataattatatatttatttaaataatataataaatgatataatatattaatttaataaatatatatttaatttaataataaaataaataatataatataataaatttataattttatatttatttaaataataaaataaattatatggtatatatacccttattagttatTTCACAAATAAGagtaacagctaaatataattttactaaacacttaatatatatcagctatcagctatcaTCAGCCATCAGTTAGCAGTTATTAACTGTATCCAATAGTTAAATCAAACAATCCTTAATGGTATGTGATGGGTTAAGAGATTTGTGATACttgattggaaaaaaaaaaaaaggataatgaTTAGTTGAATAGTTTGGAGGAAAACAAATTAATTTGGAGTAAGCGGATAAAGAACAACTTcacttcatttatacattttttgAACAAATTAATAGTTTGCCAATTTCTTAAAATTGTCACTAGTAGAACAATTGTCGGGCAGGTGCAGCTGCATGTCAAAATACACGTGCATTTTTCAGAAAAACAAAGACTAGTTAATTTGGTGTACTCTAACTCTCTCATTTTTCACACTGGAATAAAAATAAGTCTTCTTCAAGCTCGTTAATTAAGTTCCAAAGAAAGCTATAATGACGGCTTCACTGAAACAGGTTCTGGGTTCATTTTCCTTCGTTATTTTCTGGCTATTGGCAGTTTTTCCTGCTATCCCTTTCCTGCCTATAGGAAGGACTGCAGGGTCTCTTCTAGGGGCagtacttatggtcattttccaagTTATATCTCCTTCCCAAGCTTATTCTTCAGTTGATCTTTCAATTCTTGGACTTCTCTTTGGAACAATGATGGTCAGTGTCTATCTTGAAAGGGCAGATGCATTCAAGTACTTGGGGAAGTTGCTCACATGGAAGAGCCAAGGACCAAAGGACTTAATTTTTCGAGTCTGCTTAGTATCTGCCATAGCAAGTGCTTTCTTTACTAATGACACTTGTTGCATGGTCTTGACTGAGTTTTCAATCAAAATTGCAGCTCAGCACAATCTCCCTCCTCTTCCTTTCCTACTCGCTCTTGCCTCCAGTGCAAATATTGGATCTTCAGCAACTCCAATTGGCAACCCTCAGAATCTGGTTATTGCTTTAACTGGTGATATTTCTTTTTACACTTTCCTAGTTCGAATTTTACCTGCAGCACTTGTAGGTGTTTTTGTGAATGCCATACTTCTTCTATGCATGTACTGGAGAGACTTATCATCTCATAATGATGAAGAAAACCCATATGAAGAAATTATGGCAGAGGATGAGATGAATTTTCACAGATTTTCACCAGCCACAATGTCACATTTCGCACATTCAAATTTTCAGGAAAGCAGCTCTAGATTTTTTGGACGCCGATTTAGTGCAAGTGATAGTGATTTACTCAGGCTTCCCAGTTTTCTGCTGTACTGTCAAGAAATCTCAGTTGCATCCACAAATTGGAAAAGCACATTGTGGAAATCCTGTGTTTACCTAGTAACTATAGGAATGTTGATTGCTTTGATAATGGGTCTGAATATGTCATGGACATCAATCACTGCTGCACTTGTTCTTGTTGTAATTGATTTCAGGGATGCTCAGCCAAGCCTAGAGAAGGTAATCATCAAACATGTTGCTCACTTTGATTGTTTGAAACTCTTACCTCATTAATTAACCAACTTGTCTTCGTTGACCAGGTGTCCTATCCGCTTTTAGTCTTCTTTTGTGGGATGTTTATGACAACTGAAGGTTTCAATAAAACTGGAATCCCAAGCTCTCTGTGGGAGCTCATGGAGCCATACGCACAAATCGACCATGCTAGTGGGATAGCAGTTGTTGCTTTCGTCATCCTGATCTTATCAAATGTGATTTCAAATGTACCAACAGGTACATCATACTTAATTCATTATGaatttaaaacatatatatatataagatttatatattaatatgtGAATTTCATTATACACCATATATAATATGTCATTTCAAAAGATTACTGATTGAATTAATTTTGGATGAGGGGATTAATGCATTTaaattgttaattaatataaattttaattcaaataataTCTCACCTGGAATTGAAGCTACCATTTCCTAGAAAGATTCTTTTATTGCAGCTTAGTATTTAATAAATGACATATATTTGTGTCAGTGCTGCTGCTTGGGGCGCGCATGGCAGCTTCAGCCGCTTTTGTTTCTCCACATTACGTGATCAAGGCATGGCTGATTTTGGCTTGGGTGAGCACTGTAGCTGGCAACCTTTCACTACTGGGTTCAGCAGCCAACATGATAGTCAGTGAGCAGGCTCGTAGTGTCCCTCGCCATGGCTACTGCTTGTCTTTCTGGAGCCATCTTAAATTTGGAATCCCCTCCACCCTTATGGTCACTGCTATTGGCTTGATACTGTTATGCATGTTTTATGattttattcaagtttaaatatgcTAGAAAATATAAGATTTTTTTAGAGAGTTACCATAATAAAGTAAATTCATGTATTAAGGTAATAAAAAGGTTAACTACATGAATTAGAATAATTAGATAATAATTCATGTATTtagaaatatatgtaaaatatcTATTATTAAAAGATGTAAACGCATGTACAATATAGACTACTTATATAGTCACTGCTATCTGCTTGATAATGTTAAAACTTTTTCCATGattttattcaagtttaaaattGTATGCCTTCCTTTGGAATAATAAATTATTTgcagaaaaaaattttaattaaattctcatATAATTATAATTGGATTCTTGCAagatttttctaaataattattataattaatataagatAAACTAAATTCATATATCTAAGATaatgaaatattaattatatgaattaaaataattaattaaatgatgaTTCATATATCTAGATACGTGGATAAGATAGTTATTAAAAAACATAGATGCTTGCATAATACAgatatgaaaaaggaaaaatgaatGGTAATAAAAATGAACTTATCTATCTTATTTATCTCTTTCTCTTTCGTTTATTTATCTGTTTTGATATATATAGGTAATTAAATGACAACTCCAACGATAATAACAAGACAGAAAAATTATCAGGATAAGAACCCAATTACTTGGACAAAACGAAAACCAACTCCCCCATTGAAATACGCATGGGAAAAGTAGAAACGACAAGTTTGGAACCCGTTTTGTTGTCTTATTTAGAACCGCAAGTGCATTCAGCTTGACAATTATTTGAGACAATAATCATTcctatcttgaaaaaaaaaaaattaatcgatAAACTTTGATTAATTATACAGTTTCTATATTTGCTAGATAAATCCTCAAGTAGACAAATAGCCCATGTTCATTAATTATATTACTGGTGTcgttatattatttttgaaaaccCTTCGGCAATCCATGGGTAATCATGCTCGTGTTTGCATCTTAAAGGGAATAATGTAGACATGGGCATGATCACGTTCTATTGATTAGGATCAACttttaattttgtttatttatatACATGTATTTAATAGCCATGTTTTGGTGAGTGGTAAAGTAGATGACCTCATTATTTGATAAAGATTATCCTTTTAGAGTCTAAATAAATCAAGCTATTTGTGAGTTGACTTGTTTGAAAAATGAGTTAAGGTAGTGCTTAATTTTTAAACCCGTTTAATAAATAAGTCAAACTCTTAAATGTATTTAGCTCATTAAATCTTGTCAGCCGACTCATTTATGAGTTCGTAAAATGTTcgcttgtaaaaatatttatattaattattataccttattataatataaatatttattatttaatttattaatgttccaaaaaaattattgtttaaaACTATAACATAATCaatatagaaaatatattttattaaatatagttatgaaaattaagttatttttttttattagaactAATAGAAACGATAAAGTTTGAACTTCATAACTATACACCTAAAACTTACTTTGTAAATGAGTCGATTTACTCACGAGTTGCTATTGACTTAGTTGGATAAAACTTGGCTTGGCACAGCTTCTTTAAAATTCGGTTTTTAAACGAGTCAAGCTTAAACTTATTGTTTTTCGACTCAAGCTTGACACGATTTGAGCTtgagttttgaaaaatttttcacaaatcaAGTCTGGTCTCTTCAAAAATTGACTCAGCATGATTCATTTACACCCCTATAAGGTTTCATAGCAAtttaaaagtaaaagaaaaaatattggcatatatattttttttaaaagaatttttTAGCTGAAATTAAAACATGATTATATTAATTTGGGCTTTTTTTTTCAAAAGGTGACAGATTAAAAGGGGATGAGGAATAAAATATTTATAGAAAAGGAGTGAAATTTGTTGATTTGGAGGAGAGAGGGTGATAGCTatgcaaagaaatttaaaaaaaaaaaaatttactgttTGTTTGACAagtttaaaaacaataaaaaaagcACATGAACGCAACCATGGCCACCATCTAGCTGGTGGATGGTAGTCGAGAATTGTTGGATACCCTCAACAGCGCCTACCTAACATAATCAGTAACCAAACTAATATTTTGGCCTTACACTGCTGTGGCTATCATAAGTTCTCTAAGGAACAAACTCATTCAATTCGTGACCACAATAGGTGATTTTCCCAGTTTTCTGTTCACAAAATTATCCAGACATGAAATAAATTAACAATACAAATATAACCGTCAAGCAAACAGGAGATATACGCTTAGATCCGTATCAAGTTTCCCAGCAAGTGCCAGCAACAATGTTGTTTTCCCTGGCACCTGGAGGACCACATTGAGCAAATGTTCTAAGGAAACCTTGATGGCCtagcaattcttttttttttttttttttttccacctGCTTGCCGTTCATCAATTCTATTATTCTAATTCCGAAAACAAGCAATATATAAAAGGTCATAAAAAAGTACAAATtaaaacgaaaaataaaaatgaaagaagAAAAGCACCTCTATTGTGTTTATAGTAGCATTAAGTAGAGTACACATCAAGATCTTTATTCTTCACAATCTTTGAGATGGTACTGGCTCAATTTTCTGCCTCCGCTATGCAGAAAACTTGAGGCTCTCATGATCCTCTTAATTGGATTTAAAGAAACTCAGCATTTCCTTCCTCTGCCCAAAGGCCAGAAGAAGGGATCGATGGCAGCATCATTCACACATCTATATTATTGTCCTTGCGATGTGCACGTGGTCCATGTGTTGTGGCTCTCTGTTTTTAATTTGCATGAGCTAGTAGAAAAATTTTTATTGGTTTGATACACCACATTATATGTTATAAATAGCTTatatgttagatagtatagagagaaagaattcctatattattaaaatataaaaaagtgaAGGAATGATAAGAGTGAAatgtgtatagaattatatataaaaatcaatatatattattctattatgtcACTTGgcacatatatatgtgaaataaaataattatcttattgtaattttcgtaaataaattacgaacagatgtgtttattaacaagtaaACATGTCTATTttatacaaatagtcacaactatttttataggtgtctgttaataaacagacatgtctatttctATTCTAcacaaacagtcacaactattTATATAGGTgtttgttaataaacagacatgtcttttACACAAACAGTTGTACTTATTGAAGATAAATAGATGTGTCTATCTAAAAAATGTGCTATAACTTTTCGTTCTTTATAAgtatggatgagtttttcaatccagaaatatactacttctacttcttcttcttttcttctagtctctctaaatttggttcatataaagagttcttaagggaaatcttcaggagttgttGTCTGTAaatttcaggctttgttgtatcctggaagtatattgccataaccttgcagcaatttAGTGagagcaattaataccttaaaaatag
Above is a genomic segment from Hevea brasiliensis isolate MT/VB/25A 57/8 chromosome 17, ASM3005281v1, whole genome shotgun sequence containing:
- the LOC110663718 gene encoding silicon efflux transporter LSI2-like, which codes for MTASLKQVLGSFSFVIFWLLAVFPAIPFLPIGRTAGSLLGAVLMVIFQVISPSQAYSSVDLSILGLLFGTMMVSVYLERADAFKYLGKLLTWKSQGPKDLIFRVCLVSAIASAFFTNDTCCMVLTEFSIKIAAQHNLPPLPFLLALASSANIGSSATPIGNPQNLVIALTGDISFYTFLVRILPAALVGVFVNAILLLCMYWRDLSSHNDEENPYEEIMAEDEMNFHRFSPATMSHFAHSNFQESSSRFFGRRFSASDSDLLRLPSFLLYCQEISVASTNWKSTLWKSCVYLVTIGMLIALIMGLNMSWTSITAALVLVVIDFRDAQPSLEKVSYPLLVFFCGMFMTTEGFNKTGIPSSLWELMEPYAQIDHASGIAVVAFVILILSNVISNVPTVLLLGARMAASAAFVSPHYVIKAWLILAWVSTVAGNLSLLGSAANMIVSEQARSVPRHGYCLSFWSHLKFGIPSTLMVTAIGLILLCMFYDFIQV